The genomic stretch ttaatatgaagaGAAAGGACAATAATTTCTTACAAACTCCTTAAATGTCAAATGCACTAAAGAAACTTCTAGCTAGGAATATTTCTAGTAGGTTTCAAACAAGAATCAAAAGCTCCACAAGTCGTCCGAAAACCAAGTCATTACAAAACTTTGAAGTTTCAAGAGTATTCGCCAATATACACGAGATCAAAATGAAAATCTTCTATTACAAACACTTACTTCTTTCATCTCTCTAATATAATGCTCGATCTAAAAGAGTTATAAGTCTAGAATTTACTTCTACCATGCATTATAGATATTGTTATTCAATAGCTACTACTATATATAAATACACAGATGGAGCTAACAAGTCAAGTCGAACTTTATACAAACTTATTCACCAACATTAAACGAGTACTCAACCCGAGATTCCGAATgactcatttaataattaaaggGTCTAGAGAGTGGTTAATTATTTCTTAGGAAAGGAATCTCGGGAAACAAACACATGTTATGCTTTTCGGTGCATATTTGCTACGTACATGTTTGCGTGGTGCTACCAGAGGGAAGCCAAAACTCAAGTCGAACTCTACGATGGAATAGCTTCTTCCGCAATATATGGCAAAGCAGACGGCTCATGACATCACCAAGCTCAGCCATTTGGATGATGAATGTTTTGATCACCGACTCACCCATGTCAACCATGTTCCTTGATGATCATGATGAATCATGTGGCTCTCAGCTGGCCAACCCATTTTGAATAGAATAATAGTAGAGCAAAACCCACTACAgtcccctatatatatatacccaccACCATTGCTCTCTTCAACGTACAAATCTTCAAAGATGAAAATGAAGCTCTCTACTACCTTCATTCTCTCCTTAGCTTTCGCTTTCTTGCTTGGCAATTGTAAAGCTGGTGGAACTCCGATCCCGTCCGCCACTCCTGCCGGCGGTGGCGACGTCGGCAGCATCATCAGCTCCGCCCTTTTCGACCGCACGCTTAAATATCGCAACGATCCGCGGTGTAAGAGTAATGGGTTCTACACGTACAATGCTTTTATCACGGCTGCACGATCTTTTCCGGGCTTTGGCACAAGTGGTGATGTTAATATACGTAAAAGGGAGATTGCAGCTTTCTTGGCTCAAACATCTCACGAGACAACCGGTgagaaaattaaacaatttgtttttttccctttttttttttttttttttttttttcgtttttggaTTAATTTGTTGAATTTAATTGCGAAAGatgattaattgattttattttgtatagGAGGATGGGCAAGTGCACCAGATGGCGCGTATGCATGGGGTTATTGCTTTGTTACGGAAAACAACAAGCTAGCCTATTGTACGCCATCCAGCCAGTGGCCGTGCGCTCCCGGCAAACAATATTATGGTCGGGGACCGATTCAACTCACTCAGTAAGTCTTTGAATTAAATATGAGAAAagtttgctttttattttcttgcacCTCTTGT from Corylus avellana chromosome ca1, CavTom2PMs-1.0 encodes the following:
- the LOC132179639 gene encoding basic endochitinase C-like translates to MKLSTTFILSLAFAFLLGNCKAGGTPIPSATPAGGGDVGSIISSALFDRTLKYRNDPRCKSNGFYTYNAFITAARSFPGFGTSGDVNIRKREIAAFLAQTSHETTGGWASAPDGAYAWGYCFVTENNKLAYCTPSSQWPCAPGKQYYGRGPIQLTHNYNYGQAGKAIGVDLLKNPDLVATDPVISFKTAIWFWMTPQGNKPSSHDVIIGKWTPSAADRLAGRVPGYGVITNIINGGLECGHGADNRVADRIGFYKRYCDILGVSYGDNLDCYNQKAFA